In Tenacibaculum sp. 190524A02b, the genomic stretch ACAGATTTCAATATTCTCTTCTAGAGGTTCTTCACTTAAATCAATCATGTGTGAGCTATACAAAGATTTTCCAGTTTCAGAAAAATGCTTTTCACTAGCATCTAATAAACCATCAATCCAAGGTAATAATTTCTTAGCAGCATGATCTGTGTGTAAAATAACAGGAACACCATATGCTTCAGCTAACAGATGTACGTGTTTAGCACCAGCAACAGCACCAGCGATTGCGGCTTTTTGGTCTTCGTTAGATAATCCTTTTCCAGCATTGAATTGCGCACCTCCGTTAGAAAATTGAATAATAACAGGAGAATTTAGTTCTTTTGCAGTTTCTAATACTGTATTTATTGTGTTAGACCCCACAACATTTACAGCAGGTAATGCAAACTTTTTTTCTTTGGCTAGTTTAAAAATTTCTTGAACCTCTTTACCCGTGGCAACTCCAGCTTTAATCATTATTATAATTTTTTAGTTTATGGTTGTTATTTAGCGCAAATCTACGTTTTTTTAGCTAAGTTGTAATTATTTTTTTACGATAACGTTTTTGTTAAAAAGGATAATTAATACCTATATTTAATACAGATTTAGAAAAACTGAAATTACTAAACCATTTATTGGTGTCTAAATATGGTTCATGCATTTTAAAGCCTAAATCAAGTCTAGCTATAAGAAACTTAAAGTCATAACGAACTCCAAAACCAGATCCAACTGCTATATTGTTTAAAAAACTACCAAAATTATTTAATTTTTCAAATTCATCAAATTCAGGATTTGTGATGTCCCAAATATTACCCGCATCTAAAAATAAAGCACCTTTTAAAGAACCTAATACATCAAAACGATATTCAAAACTAGTTAAAAACTTAAAACTTCCAATATTATATTCTATACCTTGAGGTCTAGCTCCAGGACCTAAATCATAGGTTCTCCAGGCTCTTATATCATTGGATCCACCAGCAAAATAACTTCTAGAAAAAGGAATTTCAGAATTATTATAGTTGAAAATAGCACCTATAAAAGTTCTATGGGCGAGGGTTGAGTTATTACCTAAATCCCAATATTTTTTATACTCTAAGTCAGCTTTAAAATACTGAGCAATGGGTATTTGAAATACAGTTGTTTTGTTGTTTTCATTTTTTTCTTTTGATAATAATCCCATAACGTTTCCTGAGTTTGCTACTCGTATTTTGAAATAAGAAAAACTTTGATCCTTTATATTTTGTTGATTGTTATAGGTAAAGTTATAAGCGATTTCTGGTATTAAGAAATCAGAAGTGATTATCCTGTATCTTTCCAGTATGTTAGCTAAGTCCTTTATTTTTTGAGGATTACTTTGAATTTCAGTAGATAGTAGCAAGTCTATTGCATAAACAATTGCTGTGTTTAAATCATTCGGGTCTTGAGGTGTTGAAGCGTTTACATTAATATTTTCACCTATTTGTAATAGTTTTTGGAATTCAGAGTTGTATATTGAAAAGTAATTACTAACATTTAAGTTACGTATATATTGAACGTTCAGTAATTCTAGTTGAATAGTTTTTTTGTTGGTAAAGTTCCATTTATAATCAATACCAAGTGTAATATTACGTTTATCTAGACCTATGTTTTTTTGAATACTAATACCAGTATAAAATTTTGTTTTAGGAAACATTCTTTTTGGAACAAACTTATGCAACCCAAAAGGAGCCATAAATCGAGGTACTTCTAAAGAAGCATCAGCACCAATTTCCCAACCAGGACCATTATTAGAGTTAAAATATGACCCTAAAGCAGAAATTTTAAATATTTCAGCACCTTTAAAAGTATTTCTATTAATCAAGGAGAATTTAGCTGAAACATCAAAATTTCGTATGTTAGATCTGGAAAGCTCCGTTTCAATTCCTAAAGTGTATTTTTCTATTGGGCTTAAGTATATATTAGCTTCTAATTCATTATCATTTAATTCTCTATAACGAATAGAGGTAGATTTAAAATTTTTTAAACCTCTTAAATGTGTTCTTGTTAAATTTTTTAAAGTATCTGTATATATACTATTAGGCTTAATAAACAGAGATTGTGATAGATATTTTGGATTATACTTAAGTTTATCATGAGCAAAGAAATTTACACCATAATAAGAAATGGAATCTTTATAAGGTTCGTCTTTCTTACTATAGGAATAGTCAGTATAAACATTAATCTTTTTAATTTTTTGAACCTTATATGGTTTTGAAATATACTGACCATTTCTTTCTATTATTCTATCAGATACAAACAGTTCAATATTCGTTTTATAGCCTGATGTATCAGCTACATAAAAATCGATACTCTTATTTTTATCAAAATGATAAACTCCATTGTTCCGAAATAATTTAGTTAGCCTGTTTGCTTCTTTTATAAAATTAGCATCCTTATATTGTTGTTTTGTTTTTAAAAAGCTTTGATTTTGAGTTGTTTTATTAATAGAATCTAGGACGGGAGATTCTATAGTCTTAACAATCGTATCTAAAAACAAAGGTTGACCTTTGTTTATATAATAAGTAACCTTTCCTTTTTTTGAAGAAACACTATCTTTTTTAGCTTTTATTTTAGTTTTAAAATAACCTTCGTTTTGAAAATATGTCTTAAGGTTTTTAACAGTGTTTCTTGTTCTTTTATCATTGATAATAATAGGAGGCTGTCCGCTTTTTATAAACCAGTTGTTAAGATTGATAGCAGATTGGGCTACAGATATACTTTGTTTTTCTGAAAAAATATTTTTAAAGAAATTGTATGTTTTTGGGTGCTTTTTACCCCATTCTTTTGGAGTTTTTGGTCCATAAGGATTGCCTAAGTTATAAAAGTATAAGGCTAATGGTAAACCAAAAGTTTTTGCATTAGGGCGTTGAAGAATAAGTTCATTTATTTCATTATCAGACGTTTTGGTGCTATCTATATAAATGATGTTTTTAGTTAATAAAAGCTCATTCTTTTTTACATATTTTATAGTGCTACATGAGCTAAGTATACCTAATAATAAACAAATAAAAGAAAGTTTTTTCATTAACTTTACGGCTCGTATTAAATACCAAAAATACTATTTTTTAGCTGTTTGATGGTGTTAAAAATTATTTAATGATTTTCTCTAAAAAGAATATAAAATTAATAACTAGTTTACAACAAAAAAAGTATAGACAAAAACATGGTTTGTTTGTTGCTGAAGGTGTAAAAGTTGTAAATGAATTGTTAAACTCTAAAATGGAACTTTATGGTTTATTTGGAACAGAGGATAGTACTGAAAAAATAAATAGTGATAGGATCACTATTATTACAGAAGAAGAATTAAAGAAAATAAGTACATTGAAGACCCCAAATAAAGTTTTGGCAATATTTAAAATACCTAAAAATAGGTTTCAAGAGGAAACGGAAGATATAGAAGTGGCTCTAGACGGGATTAATGATCCTGGTAATTTAGGAACCATAATACGATTATGTGATTGGTTTGGTGTTAAAAAATTGATATGCTCTAAAAATACGGTTGATTGTTATAATTCAAAAGTTATTCAAGCTACTATGGGATCGTTAACTAGGGTGTATATTGAATATGTAGATTTGGTAGCTTATTTAGAATCGAAAAACCTTCCTATATATATAACAGATATGGAAGGAGATAATATTTACCAAACAAATTTACCTGAAAAGGCCATTATTGTTATGGGGAATGAGGCTAATGGAATATCACAAGAAATAAAAAGCTTAATAAATAAAAAGTTAACCATTCCAAGATTTGGAAATGTTCAACAAACTGAAAGCTTAAATGTAGCTACAGCTACTAGTATTTTATTAAGCGAGTTTAGAAGGAGTTTAGTCTAAAATAACCCGTTGATTTGAGCATCTATTTTGTCAATAATTACACCTAAATCTTCTTTGTTTTCAACAAAATCTAAATCATCAACATCAATAATAAGTAACTTACCTTTATTGTATTTACTAATCCAAGCCTCATAGCGCTCGTTTAATCTACTTAAATAATCAATACTAATAGAGTTTTCATATTCTCTCCCTCTTTTATGTATTTGACCAACTAAAGTTGAAATATCAGCACGTAAGTATATTAATAAATCAGGAGGAGTTACTAAATTCTCCATTAATTCAAAAAGAGAACTATAGTTATGAAAGTCTCTATTGGTCATTAATCCCATAGCATGTAAATTGGGAGCAAAAATATGAGCATCTTCGTAAATAGTTCTATCTTGAATTATTTTTTTTCCAGATTTACGTAATTCTAAAACTTGACGAAAGCGACTGTTTAAAAAATATACTTGAAGGTTAAATGACCAACGCTCCATTTCAGCATAAAAATCATCTAAATATGGGTTTTCATCTACAGATTCAAAATGAGGTTCCCAATTGTAGTGTTTAGCTAAAAGTTTAGTTAAAGTAGTTTTACCTGCGCCTATATTTCCTGCAATTGCTACGTGCATAATTTATGTTTTTCCGGCGGTAAAATTACACAAAAAAAAAGATTTCAAAAGAGTTTAGCAAATCAATTTATATCCATAACCTCTTATGTTTACAATTTGTATAGAACTATCATTTTGTAGTTTTTTTCTAAGCTTTGAGATAAAAACATCCATACTACGAGCATTGAAGAAATCATCGTTGCCCCATAATTTGTTTAAAATGAAACTTCTATCTAGTATTTCATTGCTTTTTTGTGATAAGTGATATAGTAATTCAGACTCTTTATGAGTTAATAATTCAGAATTGTTATTTAAGTGTAAAGTTTGTTTAGTATAGTTGAATATATAATTTCCAATAGGAATTGATTCATTATTGTTTTTTAATTGTATTCTATCTAATAAAGAATGTACTCTTACAATTAGTTCTTCCATTGAAAAAGGTTTTTTTAAGTAATCATTACCTCCATGATTAAATCCTTCTAAGACATCTTTAGTTTGTGATTTTGCTGTTAAAAATATGATAGGAATACTTTTGTTATTTTGTCTAATTTCTTTAGCTAACGTAAAACCATCTTTTTTAGGCATCATAACATCAAGAACTAGAATATCAGGAGTAATTTCTTCATATAGATTGAAAGCTTCTTCACCATTAATAGCATGGTAGACTTCAAAATTTCTTGTTTCTAAAGTTTCTTTAATAATTTGACCTAAACTAGGTTCATCTTCAGCTAAGATAAGTTTGATTTTAGTGTTCATTAGGTAAATCAATTTTAAAAATGGTACGTTCAGAGTTTGAGCTTAGTGTAATAACTCCATTGTGTTTTTCAATAATTTTTTTGGTATAGTATAAGCCTATGCCAAAACCTTTAACATCATGAGTATTTCCTTTAGGAACTCTATAAAATTTATCGAAAATTTTTGATTGTTGGTTTTTATCAATTCCATTACCATTATCTGCAATTGTAATTTCAATAGTGTTTAATATAAGAGAAACATTAACGTCAATTTTACTTCCTCCGTACTTAATAGCATTGTCTATTAAGTTAGAAATAGCATTTTCTATATGAAAAACATCAATATTAATGGAATAGTTGTTAATGTTTTTAAAAAATTGAATGGTTTTATCATTACTAATTAATTGGTGCTTTTTAGTAACCTTCTCAATAAGTTCAATAATATCTGTTTCTTCTTTTTTTAGTAATAGTTTTTCACTATCAAGAGTTGCAGTTTCAAGAAGCTTCTCAACCATTTGATGTAGTTTTTTTAATTGAACAGCAGAAATTGATAAGTATTTTTTAGTTTTTTCTTTATCATCAATGATGTTAAAATTATCAATAGCCTCAATAGCAGTAGAAACTGTTGTAATGGGAGTTTTAAATTCGTGAGTTATATTACTAATTAAATCATTTTTGATTTCTGCTAACTCTTTCTGTTGATTAATTATTTTTAATAAATAAAATAAACTAGCAATAACAGCTAATGATAGTATTAAAGATAATAGTATCCCTGTAGAACTTCTTTTTAAAGTTTCTAATGTAGGGTTAGAGTAAATTAAATTTATATTTTCTCCGCTTTTTAAAAAACTAGATAGAGCTTGTATTTTTAATCCATATGAATTTGCAGAGTTGGTTATTTTTGAAGAGTTATACAATGTATCACATTTATAATGATCTAAGTAGAAGTTAGTATTTATTTTTTTCTTCAAAAGTATAGTTTTGGTAATTGAATCTACTTTTTGTAGTTCTAAACTATCATTTTGGATTGATATAAATATGGTTTTTAAGTCTTTAATTAGTTTAAGGCTATCTGTAGCTTTTTTACCATGAAAAACAGATACATTATTAATGTTACCAGAGTTTTTTATGTTTATACCTTTTTTAAGGTTGTTATCTAGCTGTGTTATTTGTTTTATCTCAAGAGTTTGTTTATAGGCACTATCATTTAGTATCTCATTTTGAGTATCTATAATGATTGTTTTAAAAAAAAGAGAATCAATTTTTTTAAACTTTTTTTGATCGCTAGTTGAAAAATCTAAAGAAGTGACTTCTTCAGGTAGTTTATTTTTATATAAAGTCTGCTTATTAGAATCTTTAGAAACGGTTATGAATTGATTCCATACTTTATTTTTTAAAGATATTTTTGAGTTAGCTATACTATCGGATTCTACTATTGCGAAAAAATTACTTTTTGATAAGTCAGAAAAATATAAATCTATAGCTTTATTTAAACTGTATTGTACTTCATTAATAACCCTTTGTTTATTTAGTTCATAGTTTTTGTAATTCCAATAAAATTGAACAGCAATAGTAGTAATAATTGTTATACTTATAAAGTAGAGGATCCAGTTGTGTTTTTTAATACTCATAATACAAAGGTACGTAGGTAAAGTTAATAAAAAGAGTGTGTTAACACTAGTTAACACTAGTTAACTCAAAAAGATATTAATCAGTTTCATCTTTGTGAAATCAAATTTTAAAAAATGATAAATTATGGTAAGAATTATAATGTTAATAATAATTATGTGTGCTACACTACCTATTTTTTCTCAGAAAATTCAAGGAAAAGCAATTTATAAAACACATAGAAAAATAGATGTAAAGCTGGATAGTAAAAAAGTAGGGGGGAATTCAGATATTCAAAAAGCGATTAATGAACAATTAAAAAAACAATTTCAAAAAACATATGTATTAAGTTTTACCTCACAAGAATCTACGTATAAACAAAAAGAAAAACTTTCAAAACCTGAATTCTCTACTGGAGGTGTACAAATTGAAATTGTAGGGAATGGAAGTGTTAATGATGTTTTATATAAAAATTTAAGCGAAAATAGATATTTAAACAAAACGGAAATTAGTGGTAAATTATTTTTAATAAATGATAAGTTTCTAGATTTGAAGTGGGAAATGACAGGAGAAACCAAAACCATAGGGAAATATACATGCTATAAGGCTGTAAGAGAACAACAAATAGAAAGTGTTAGTTTTACAAGTTCAGAGGAAGGAAAGGACAAAAAAGAAAGAAAAAAAGAAATAGAAGAAACAATTGCATGGTATACTCCAGAGATTCCTATAAGTAATGGACCAGGGATGCATGGAGGTTTACCTGGATTAATATTAGAGATTCAAGAAGGGAAACAAACTATTGTGTGTTCAGAAATAGTAATTAATCCATCAAAAAAAATAGAAATAAAAGAACCTACCAAAGGTAAAAAAGTTACTCAAGAAAAGTTTGATAAAATAATGAGAGAAAAAAATGAGGAAATGATGGAGC encodes the following:
- a CDS encoding BamA/TamA family outer membrane protein, whose amino-acid sequence is MKKLSFICLLLGILSSCSTIKYVKKNELLLTKNIIYIDSTKTSDNEINELILQRPNAKTFGLPLALYFYNLGNPYGPKTPKEWGKKHPKTYNFFKNIFSEKQSISVAQSAINLNNWFIKSGQPPIIINDKRTRNTVKNLKTYFQNEGYFKTKIKAKKDSVSSKKGKVTYYINKGQPLFLDTIVKTIESPVLDSINKTTQNQSFLKTKQQYKDANFIKEANRLTKLFRNNGVYHFDKNKSIDFYVADTSGYKTNIELFVSDRIIERNGQYISKPYKVQKIKKINVYTDYSYSKKDEPYKDSISYYGVNFFAHDKLKYNPKYLSQSLFIKPNSIYTDTLKNLTRTHLRGLKNFKSTSIRYRELNDNELEANIYLSPIEKYTLGIETELSRSNIRNFDVSAKFSLINRNTFKGAEIFKISALGSYFNSNNGPGWEIGADASLEVPRFMAPFGLHKFVPKRMFPKTKFYTGISIQKNIGLDKRNITLGIDYKWNFTNKKTIQLELLNVQYIRNLNVSNYFSIYNSEFQKLLQIGENINVNASTPQDPNDLNTAIVYAIDLLLSTEIQSNPQKIKDLANILERYRIITSDFLIPEIAYNFTYNNQQNIKDQSFSYFKIRVANSGNVMGLLSKEKNENNKTTVFQIPIAQYFKADLEYKKYWDLGNNSTLAHRTFIGAIFNYNNSEIPFSRSYFAGGSNDIRAWRTYDLGPGARPQGIEYNIGSFKFLTSFEYRFDVLGSLKGALFLDAGNIWDITNPEFDEFEKLNNFGSFLNNIAVGSGFGVRYDFKFLIARLDLGFKMHEPYLDTNKWFSNFSFSKSVLNIGINYPF
- a CDS encoding RNA methyltransferase; its protein translation is MIFSKKNIKLITSLQQKKYRQKHGLFVAEGVKVVNELLNSKMELYGLFGTEDSTEKINSDRITIITEEELKKISTLKTPNKVLAIFKIPKNRFQEETEDIEVALDGINDPGNLGTIIRLCDWFGVKKLICSKNTVDCYNSKVIQATMGSLTRVYIEYVDLVAYLESKNLPIYITDMEGDNIYQTNLPEKAIIVMGNEANGISQEIKSLINKKLTIPRFGNVQQTESLNVATATSILLSEFRRSLV
- a CDS encoding deoxynucleoside kinase, with the translated sequence MHVAIAGNIGAGKTTLTKLLAKHYNWEPHFESVDENPYLDDFYAEMERWSFNLQVYFLNSRFRQVLELRKSGKKIIQDRTIYEDAHIFAPNLHAMGLMTNRDFHNYSSLFELMENLVTPPDLLIYLRADISTLVGQIHKRGREYENSISIDYLSRLNERYEAWISKYNKGKLLIIDVDDLDFVENKEDLGVIIDKIDAQINGLF
- a CDS encoding response regulator transcription factor, which translates into the protein MNTKIKLILAEDEPSLGQIIKETLETRNFEVYHAINGEEAFNLYEEITPDILVLDVMMPKKDGFTLAKEIRQNNKSIPIIFLTAKSQTKDVLEGFNHGGNDYLKKPFSMEELIVRVHSLLDRIQLKNNNESIPIGNYIFNYTKQTLHLNNNSELLTHKESELLYHLSQKSNEILDRSFILNKLWGNDDFFNARSMDVFISKLRKKLQNDSSIQIVNIRGYGYKLIC
- a CDS encoding HAMP domain-containing sensor histidine kinase, whose amino-acid sequence is MSIKKHNWILYFISITIITTIAVQFYWNYKNYELNKQRVINEVQYSLNKAIDLYFSDLSKSNFFAIVESDSIANSKISLKNKVWNQFITVSKDSNKQTLYKNKLPEEVTSLDFSTSDQKKFKKIDSLFFKTIIIDTQNEILNDSAYKQTLEIKQITQLDNNLKKGINIKNSGNINNVSVFHGKKATDSLKLIKDLKTIFISIQNDSLELQKVDSITKTILLKKKINTNFYLDHYKCDTLYNSSKITNSANSYGLKIQALSSFLKSGENINLIYSNPTLETLKRSSTGILLSLILSLAVIASLFYLLKIINQQKELAEIKNDLISNITHEFKTPITTVSTAIEAIDNFNIIDDKEKTKKYLSISAVQLKKLHQMVEKLLETATLDSEKLLLKKEETDIIELIEKVTKKHQLISNDKTIQFFKNINNYSINIDVFHIENAISNLIDNAIKYGGSKIDVNVSLILNTIEITIADNGNGIDKNQQSKIFDKFYRVPKGNTHDVKGFGIGLYYTKKIIEKHNGVITLSSNSERTIFKIDLPNEH
- a CDS encoding GLPGLI family protein, which codes for MVRIIMLIIIMCATLPIFSQKIQGKAIYKTHRKIDVKLDSKKVGGNSDIQKAINEQLKKQFQKTYVLSFTSQESTYKQKEKLSKPEFSTGGVQIEIVGNGSVNDVLYKNLSENRYLNKTEISGKLFLINDKFLDLKWEMTGETKTIGKYTCYKAVREQQIESVSFTSSEEGKDKKERKKEIEETIAWYTPEIPISNGPGMHGGLPGLILEIQEGKQTIVCSEIVINPSKKIEIKEPTKGKKVTQEKFDKIMREKNEEMMERFKNRRKSKDGSSFSIEIQG